GGTAGATGCTCTTGATTATGAAAATTCTGCTGTTAGATATTCGCCTTACGACAATCAATCCATTATATGGATTGATACAGACTGTGGACAAACTCTTCTTATGCTACTGATATAAGGAGAGTTTGTTTTATTTTTTGTTGGTAAAAAGTCAGTAATTGAAGAAGCTTACGCTTCTCCTTTTCAGGATTCCAGAGCCAAGTAGCGAGCTTTTTTAAATTCATAGAAGCAAAAACAAGCATCACCTGCATGGTCACTTTTTTAATCCCTCGTAAAGTGGTCCATCTCAAGCCATGCTTTTCCTTTAAATCTGCAAATACTCGTTCAATCGTTTCTTTTCTTCTTGAATAGATTTCTTTATTTTTTGGCGTATGTCTAAGATGATCAGCTTCTTCTATGTATTCCGTCCATATATGACGACTGATTTTTTTCACTGAATCCTTGCTATTTGTACATTGGTTCCGAAAGGAACAATCTTTGCAGATTGATGGATTCGATCTGTACATTCGATACCCCTCACGGGTTGTTGTCTCATAAGCTAATATTTCATTTGCAGGACAAATATAGCAATCATAATATTCATCATAAGTATATTCGTATCTCTTAAAAAATCCATCCTTTGTACGTGGTCGCGTATACGGCATTACAGGACGTATACCAGACGTAATGAGGGTTTTAGCAATATAAGGAGTTTTATAGCCTGCATCTACTGCTACTGCATACGGTTTTCCTACTCGATGAATAGCTTGACTTAAAACATCTTGGAACATTTGGCTGTCGTGAACATTAGCAGCTGTTACTTTTGCACTTAAGATGAATCCGTTCTTATCGCTTGCGGCATGGAAAGAATATGCAAATAATCTTTCTTTTTCATCCTTAATAAACCAACCACTATCAGGATCGGTAGTGCTCAACTTCACTTCCTTTTTTATAGACTCAGACTTTTTTGGCAAGGGCTTCTTTCCGTGATCGATCCTATCCTGATTTAATTCGTCTGTTAAGTAAGATAGATATTTTTTAGGCTCTTGTTCAACTATAGTCTTTATGTATTTCTTCTTATTAGCATTAGCCTTTACATGAGTAGAATCAATAAACATAACAGAAGGATCAACAAATCGATGCTTAAGAGCTTGTCCAAGAATATGTGCGAAAATGGTTTCAAAGAGGTCTGTATCTTGAAAACGACGAGCATAATTTTTACCGAAGGTAGAGAAATGAGGAATTGGTTGAGTGAAGTCATAACCGATAAACCACCGATAAGCTACATTCGTTTCCAGTTCTTTGATTGTCTGACGCATAGATTTTATTCCAAATAAATATTGAATAAATACGATCTTGATTAAAACAACAGGGTCGACACTCGGTCTCCCATTATCTTGCGAGTATTTGTCTTTTACAAGGTCGTATATAAAAGTAAAATCAATTGCTTTCTCAATTTTACGAACTAAATGATTAGAAGGGACAAGCTCATCTAATGAAACAACGGACAGTTGGTAACGGGCTTCTGCATCTTGTCTTTTTAACAAGAAACTCACTCCTTTCCACTATATTCATACATTCAACAAAAAAGCGTGCAGACCTTCATACCTTTCGGTATTTTGTCTACACGCTGAATCAATCCATTATATGGATTGATAAGTTCTCATTCCTTGAAGAGAAGATTTCCGGGCAACACATTTTCAAGTTGCCTGAAATGCCCAAAAATCATGTGTTTGTTTCAGATAAATTTCGAAACCTCGTGATAGATAATGGGATAATTGGATGGGAATTCATTGAAGAATGGGATTCTGAAAAATAGTTAGTCTATAGCAGCAGAGATCCTTAGCATGATATAAGGGTCTCTGCACTAGTTTTATTTTTAAGTAATTCCAAATTAAAATTTACTCCCTCATTATCATTTTTTAACTTGATTTGTTTATACGTTGAATCAAACTTCTCCACCCATCCCCAAGCAGATTCAATTACTCCTCTACCCTCTTTTGTTTCTTTCCACCAGCTAATTGTAAGGGCATAGTCATATTGACGTAAGTCAGATATTCTATAACAAAACTCGACTGCCCATCCTCTTCAATGATTGGCTTCTCGATTAGTTCCTTATCCTCATGAAATTGTTGTAGCATCTCGACATGCTCTGGCAAGATGAATTTCGTTACAAGTGGATCAAGAATTTTGCTAGATATCAAAACATCTCCTTAAACACAATTATATATTCCTATTTTATTAAATCATACGAAATGAAAACCGTACAATTAGAATGAAATGAAAAACTGGATTCCATTTCACAAGGAATTTCGGCCTCTCCATGTCAGCGTCTTATTAAAGCTCCTTCAGTTGAAAAACATCTTACTTTCGTTATCTTAGCCAATGATCAGGGGTATCTATATAATTAGGTAGTTTAGTATATTGATTCCCTTTAGCTGAATTAACTTGAGATTGTGTCAAGAATATGCAATCGGTCAGATTCGCATTTCTTAGATCTGCATCCCTTAAGTCTGCACCAATAAAATCCACTTTTCTTAAATCAGAATTACTTAAGTTAGCTGCAATTAAAAGTGCTCCTCTTAAATTTGCACCTTTTAGATCAGCACCTTTTAAATTGGCTCCTAAATAGTCTAGGCCTTTATTAAACTTTCTTTTTTTATTTGCTTGCTCAAAGTCTTTCCGAACTAAATCACTTGTCCTGACTAATAAATCGTTAACAGTATGTCGATGAGAAGGTATGTCTATGCTTAAAATTTCTTCAGGAGTCCTGTTTGTCATTTGTACAGTTTCATCATAAACCTTTTTTAATTCTGTTTGAAATGGCTTCGTTTCTGTTAGCCCTAAAGCTTGACTGAGATAACAGAGCATTTCATGTAACTGTTGAACAATAGGGAATACTATAAACATCTCACTTGATTTTTGAATGTTATTTCGCCAATCATTCCCTTTGTATATTCTCTGCGAAACATGTTGTCCAGCTCCAAAACATTCATAGGAGACACATCCACGAAAGCCCTTATCTCTTAATTGGTTATGTATACAGCAGCGATTATCAGTACATAAATTCCGGCAAGGCTCCCCACCGTCTTTATTGAATGCAAAGTCGGCTGATTTTGCATAAGGTAAAGCGACACAACACAAGCCAAAACAATTTTCGCAATCAGACATTAAGTAATCATCCATTTAAAGAACACTTCCTCTTTATCTTAGTACCCTTCATTTAATACCATTCAATTATAGACGTTTTGATTTGTGATGGTTATCTGAAAATTTATTTCCGTTAAATTCCTATTGTTAATTCAAAGTAATACGTAGCCTGAGTAAGCCCTAAACTTTTGTTAAACTAATCTCCCGTTAGTGGCACAACGACAAACGAGAATAACAAGCCCCCTTCAACGATTGGTATTATCCCCTTTAGGTAGACAGTAAGAAGAAAGCCCTTTACTGTTTATGGGGGACTGCCCCCCGTTTGTAGAGTGTAGTGTAACAATATAACAGGCACATATACAAAAATAATACTTTTTTTAAAATATTCACATATTCATTTTAAAATATTTCGCTATTTTTCGAGCTACATTTAATGTTCATCTTTACTATTTTAGTATCCATGTTCCTTCACTCTATATAATCTATGTAGTTGTAAAATGCACTGCCTAGGCTTCTACACTAATCACATCTTCTACAGGAATCCACCAATAATCCTCATCATTTTTTCCGCAATTGTCTTAACCGATGAATGAAGTGTACC
The nucleotide sequence above comes from Brevibacillus laterosporus LMG 15441. Encoded proteins:
- a CDS encoding IS1182 family transposase, yielding MLKRQDAEARYQLSVVSLDELVPSNHLVRKIEKAIDFTFIYDLVKDKYSQDNGRPSVDPVVLIKIVFIQYLFGIKSMRQTIKELETNVAYRWFIGYDFTQPIPHFSTFGKNYARRFQDTDLFETIFAHILGQALKHRFVDPSVMFIDSTHVKANANKKKYIKTIVEQEPKKYLSYLTDELNQDRIDHGKKPLPKKSESIKKEVKLSTTDPDSGWFIKDEKERLFAYSFHAASDKNGFILSAKVTAANVHDSQMFQDVLSQAIHRVGKPYAVAVDAGYKTPYIAKTLITSGIRPVMPYTRPRTKDGFFKRYEYTYDEYYDCYICPANEILAYETTTREGYRMYRSNPSICKDCSFRNQCTNSKDSVKKISRHIWTEYIEEADHLRHTPKNKEIYSRRKETIERVFADLKEKHGLRWTTLRGIKKVTMQVMLVFASMNLKKLATWLWNPEKEKRKLLQLLTFYQQKIKQTLLISVA
- a CDS encoding imm11 family protein — its product is MKQRTVGNGLLHLVFLTRNSLLSTIFIHSTKKRADLHTFRYFVYTLNQSIIWIDKFSFLEEKISGQHIFKLPEMPKNHVFVSDKFRNLVIDNGIIGWEFIEEWDSEK
- a CDS encoding pentapeptide repeat-containing protein, with protein sequence MDDYLMSDCENCFGLCCVALPYAKSADFAFNKDGGEPCRNLCTDNRCCIHNQLRDKGFRGCVSYECFGAGQHVSQRIYKGNDWRNNIQKSSEMFIVFPIVQQLHEMLCYLSQALGLTETKPFQTELKKVYDETVQMTNRTPEEILSIDIPSHRHTVNDLLVRTSDLVRKDFEQANKKRKFNKGLDYLGANLKGADLKGANLRGALLIAANLSNSDLRKVDFIGADLRDADLRNANLTDCIFLTQSQVNSAKGNQYTKLPNYIDTPDHWLR